In one Flammeovirga yaeyamensis genomic region, the following are encoded:
- the fucP gene encoding L-fucose:H+ symporter permease, translated as MNNAITNDITVDNQPADVQEEKQGKVVEKKYLIPFILITSLFALWGFANDITNPMVSAFETVMNLETAKASLVQFAFYGGYFTMALPAAILIKKYSYKSVILIGLGLYATGALLFIPAANFEMFGFFLGSLYILTFGLAFLETTANPLILSLGSEKTATQRLNLAQAFNPIGSLTGMFVASQFVLSKLESATIDADGELIFPTLPEAQQLLIRTQDLMIIRDPYVFLGLVVLCMLVLIAITKIPEKKKDRTAPIQLGGTISKLLSNKTYREGVITQVFYVGAQIMCWTFIIKYGESLGYSKAEGQNLNIIAMFLFLGNRFLATYLMRFVNTALLLAVYAIGAIITTSIVIFVGGDIGLYALVATSIFMSMMFPTIYGITLEEVPQEREFGAAGLVMAIVGGCLMPPLQGYIIDMETVFGMNAVNFSFLLPLVCFVVISVFGFRRFQKI; from the coding sequence ATGAATAACGCTATTACAAATGACATTACTGTAGACAACCAACCTGCCGATGTACAAGAAGAAAAGCAGGGTAAAGTGGTTGAGAAAAAGTATTTAATTCCATTCATACTGATCACAAGTTTATTTGCCTTATGGGGGTTTGCCAACGACATTACCAACCCAATGGTATCTGCTTTTGAAACAGTAATGAATTTAGAAACAGCAAAAGCATCATTGGTACAATTTGCCTTTTATGGAGGTTATTTCACCATGGCACTTCCTGCAGCAATTTTAATCAAAAAATATTCTTATAAATCGGTTATTTTAATTGGTTTAGGCTTATATGCCACTGGAGCATTATTATTTATTCCAGCAGCCAATTTCGAAATGTTCGGATTCTTTTTAGGATCACTATATATCCTAACATTCGGTCTAGCATTTTTAGAAACTACAGCCAATCCGTTAATCTTATCTTTAGGATCAGAGAAAACGGCAACTCAACGACTAAACTTGGCACAAGCGTTTAATCCTATCGGATCTTTAACAGGTATGTTTGTGGCGTCTCAATTTGTACTATCAAAATTAGAATCTGCTACAATAGATGCAGATGGCGAACTTATCTTTCCCACATTACCTGAAGCACAACAATTATTGATTAGAACCCAAGATTTGATGATCATTCGTGATCCTTACGTATTCTTAGGTTTAGTAGTATTATGTATGCTAGTATTAATAGCAATTACAAAAATTCCAGAAAAGAAAAAGGACAGAACAGCTCCGATTCAATTAGGGGGAACTATCAGCAAGTTATTAAGTAACAAAACGTATAGAGAGGGTGTGATTACTCAAGTATTCTATGTGGGTGCTCAAATTATGTGTTGGACCTTCATCATTAAATATGGAGAATCGCTAGGTTACTCTAAAGCTGAAGGACAGAATTTAAATATCATTGCCATGTTCCTTTTCCTTGGCAATAGATTCTTAGCCACATACTTAATGCGATTTGTAAATACAGCGTTATTATTGGCAGTCTATGCAATTGGTGCTATTATCACAACATCAATAGTAATTTTTGTTGGCGGAGATATCGGACTGTACGCTTTGGTAGCCACATCCATCTTTATGTCGATGATGTTCCCGACAATCTACGGTATCACTTTAGAAGAAGTACCTCAAGAAAGAGAGTTTGGAGCTGCAGGTTTAGTAATGGCCATTGTTGGTGGCTGTTTAATGCCTCCTTTACAAGGTTATATTATTGACATGGAAACAGTTTTTGGTATGAATGCAGTGAACTTCTCATTCCTTCTTCCATTAGTATGTTTCGTAGTGATCAGTGTATTCGGATTTAGACGATTCCAAAAAATATAA
- a CDS encoding L-rhamnose mutarotase — MKFKRYCKVLQLTDNPQLIEDYKRVHGKGQAWPEITNGMKEVGILDMEIYIAGTQLFMIMDTVADFDHETQMAILATKPRQSEWEAYVSQFQETDANATADGKWVLMERIYEMEQQVECAKEEGQVKTTDKLEVTIS, encoded by the coding sequence ATGAAATTCAAGAGATATTGTAAAGTACTTCAATTAACTGATAATCCTCAGTTAATTGAAGACTATAAAAGAGTGCATGGTAAAGGTCAGGCTTGGCCAGAAATTACCAACGGTATGAAAGAAGTAGGGATTCTAGATATGGAAATCTACATCGCCGGAACTCAGTTGTTTATGATTATGGATACGGTAGCTGACTTCGACCATGAGACTCAAATGGCGATTTTAGCAACAAAACCAAGACAATCAGAATGGGAAGCATATGTTTCTCAGTTCCAGGAAACAGATGCCAATGCTACAGCAGATGGCAAGTGGGTATTGATGGAACGTATCTACGAAATGGAACAACAAGTAGAATGTGCGAAAGAGGAAGGTCAGGTAAAAACGACCGATAAATTAGAAGTGACGATCAGTTAA
- a CDS encoding UxaA family hydrolase, with product MNKVLMVHPTDNVMVALSDLQEGETVAYEGQDYTTSTAVKGKHKFALEDFAVGDKIYMYGVLVGKATQAIKKGEAITTENVKHAASDVAVGDRKTDWIKPDVSAFEGRTFKGYHRTDGQIGTQNVWLVVPLVFCENRNVLAAKDILEEKLGYAKGRDYELNLDDLLGQLNEGKTAEDLSSKDFMLSLEEQKNQRVFKNVDGIKFLLHDGGCGGIRQDAETLCGLLAGYLNNPNVAGATFLSLGCQNAQVEIMQEAIKAVNPKFDKPVYYVEQQKSASEATFVGDIVKYTMAGLVEANKVERKEAPISALRLGLECGGSDGFSGISANPVIGYVSDMLVALGAIPILAEFPELNGVEQSLTDRCQTEKDAKRFVDLMAIYKHRAEAVGSGFDANPSPGNIKDGLITDAMKSAGAAKKGGSSPIVEVLDYTEQVTKPGLNLLCTPGNDVESTTALAGSGATLITFSTGLGTPTGNPITPVIKVSSNTVLAERMKDIIDFNTGTVITGEDSIPTRAAKMLDYLLEVASGEAETNAMRMRQDDFIPWKRGISL from the coding sequence ATGAACAAGGTACTAATGGTGCATCCGACGGATAATGTAATGGTCGCATTATCAGATCTTCAGGAAGGAGAGACGGTCGCTTACGAAGGACAAGATTACACAACATCAACTGCAGTAAAAGGAAAACATAAGTTTGCCTTAGAAGATTTTGCAGTAGGTGATAAGATATATATGTATGGCGTATTGGTAGGTAAAGCTACTCAGGCCATTAAAAAAGGAGAGGCGATTACCACAGAAAATGTAAAACACGCAGCAAGTGATGTGGCTGTTGGAGATCGTAAAACAGATTGGATCAAGCCAGATGTTTCTGCTTTTGAAGGTAGAACATTTAAAGGTTATCATAGAACAGACGGACAGATTGGTACCCAAAATGTTTGGTTGGTCGTTCCTTTAGTATTTTGTGAAAATAGAAACGTTTTAGCTGCGAAAGATATTCTAGAAGAAAAACTAGGATACGCAAAAGGCAGAGACTACGAATTAAATTTAGATGATCTCTTAGGTCAGTTAAACGAAGGAAAAACCGCTGAGGACCTTTCATCTAAAGACTTTATGTTGTCTTTGGAAGAACAAAAGAACCAAAGAGTTTTCAAAAATGTAGACGGTATTAAATTTTTGCTTCACGATGGTGGATGCGGAGGTATCCGTCAGGATGCAGAAACACTTTGTGGTCTATTAGCTGGATATTTGAACAATCCAAACGTTGCCGGAGCGACATTCTTAAGCTTGGGTTGTCAGAATGCACAAGTAGAAATTATGCAAGAGGCCATCAAAGCCGTTAATCCAAAATTTGATAAACCCGTCTATTATGTGGAACAACAAAAGAGTGCTTCAGAGGCAACTTTTGTAGGTGATATTGTAAAATACACCATGGCTGGATTGGTCGAAGCCAACAAGGTAGAACGTAAGGAGGCACCAATTTCTGCATTAAGATTAGGTTTAGAATGTGGTGGATCTGATGGATTTTCTGGTATCTCAGCCAACCCAGTAATCGGTTATGTTTCTGATATGCTAGTTGCTTTAGGTGCCATACCAATTTTAGCGGAATTCCCTGAGTTAAACGGTGTAGAGCAAAGTTTAACCGATCGTTGTCAGACAGAAAAAGATGCCAAAAGATTTGTTGATCTAATGGCGATTTATAAACATAGAGCCGAAGCAGTAGGTTCAGGTTTTGATGCAAACCCATCTCCGGGTAACATCAAAGATGGTTTAATTACCGATGCCATGAAATCTGCAGGTGCAGCCAAAAAAGGCGGTTCATCACCAATTGTAGAAGTATTGGATTATACAGAGCAGGTAACAAAACCAGGTTTGAACCTTCTTTGTACACCGGGTAACGATGTAGAATCAACCACCGCTTTGGCAGGATCAGGTGCTACTTTAATTACATTTAGTACAGGTTTGGGAACACCAACAGGTAACCCAATTACACCAGTAATTAAAGTGTCATCAAATACAGTACTTGCAGAGAGAATGAAAGACATTATCGATTTCAATACAGGTACAGTAATCACT